Below is a window of Alphaproteobacteria bacterium DNA.
GTTCGAGGATTCGCCCGATCTCGGCGCCGGGGGCGCGCTGGTCTTTACCGGCGGGGAAGATCACCCGGAAACGGTGGAAACCCTCGAAAAAATGGGCTTCAACGACGGCAGCCGGGTTTCCGCCATCATCCGCGGCTGGCATCGCGGACGATACCGGGCGACACGGGCGGAACGGTCGCGGCAGTTGCTGACCGAACTGGTCCCCATGTTGCTGCAGGCCCTGGCGCGTACGTCGGAACCGGACACGGCGTTGATCCGCTTCGATGCCTACCTGCGCGCCCAGCCCGCCGGCGTCCAGTTGTTTTCGCTGTTTACGGCGAATCCGCCGCTACTGGACCTGGTTGCGGAAATTCTGGGCAATGCGCCGCAATTATCCGACTGGCTGGTGCGTAGTCCATCCTGCCTCGATGCCGTCCTGGGCACTGATTTCGTCGATGAGATCCCGACGACGGCACTGTTGCGGGCCGATCTGGAACGCGCGCTGGAACAGGCGAACGATATCGAGGATGTGCTGGAATTGACCCGGCGCTGGGCCTATGAGCACAAGTTTCAGGCGGGCGTGCAGATCCTGCGCGGCGTGACCGATGGCCGCCGCGCGGGCCCGACCCTGACCGCCATTGCCGATGTTTCCATCACCCTTTTATGGGACGCCATCGAGGCGGAATTCATCCGCCTGCATGGCCGCGTAGCGGGCGGTGGCACAGCGTTGATCGCCATGGGGAAATTCGGCGGCGGCGAGTTGGCGCATCGGTCTGACATCGACATGGTCATGGTTTATGACCATGAACCGGACGCCGGTGGTTCCGATGGCCCGAAGCCGCTGGTCCCCGGCCTGTATTTCACGCGGCTGGCGCAGCGGCTGATCGCGGGAATCACGGCTCGCACCAGCGAGGGACGGCTCTACGAGCTCGACATGCGGTTGCGCCCGTCCGGCAACAAGGGACCGATCGCATCGCGGCTGGACGGTTTCGCGCAATACCAGCGGGCAGATGCCTGGACCTGGGAACAGATGGCGTTGACCCGCGCCCGGGTGGTCACCGCCCCGGAACAGTTGCGCCAGTCCGTTGAGGGCATCATCCGCGAGTCGCTGACCCGCGAGCGCGACCCGGAAGCCCTGGCAAACGAAGTCGCCAGCATGCGTACGCGAATGGCGCAGGAGCACAAGGGACAGTCGATCTGGGACATCAAGCACCGCCGCGGCGGGCTGGTCGATATAGAATTCATCGCTCAATACCTGATGCTGCGCCACGCGTCGGAATACCCGGATACACTCAGCCCCAATACGGCGGACGCGCTGACGCGGCTGGTTTCGGCCGGGCTGCTCGACCCGGCGACCGGCGCGGATCTTCAGGATACACTTGCGCTATGGCAGCGGTTGCAGGGCGTGCTGCGACTTTCGGTGGAAGGGGCGTTCGATGGGGAAAACGTCACGGAGGGGCAGCGCAGCCTGCTGGTCACGGCGGGCGGCGCCACCGACTTCGATCTGCTGATCAAAAACATGGAGTTGGCCGCCACAACCGTCCGGGGTCATTTCGAACGCCTGGTCGGCCATGCATCTTGAAACACGACAGGATTGACTCATGAAACAGGAGACAGAAAACCATGCCGGATGCTGGTGACAAGGCGCCCGATTTCACATCGAAGACGGACGGCGGCGGCGAGATATCGCTGAAGGATTTCCGCGGCAAGCCCGTGATCCTGTATTTTTATCCGAAGGACAGCACGCCGGGCTGCACCCAGGAGGCCTGCGACTTTCGCGACGCCATGCCGGCCCTGACAA
It encodes the following:
- a CDS encoding bifunctional [glutamine synthetase] adenylyltransferase/[glutamine synthetase]-adenylyl-L-tyrosine phosphorylase, with the translated sequence MSDLVFPFNPQQLPRAGHPDWTETGIERLHEIAAGAPEEADFVATLSASPDGRRLLHAVFGNSPFLGHAFERETPFIRDLLCRGPDAVLAALIGRLEAEIGEDTGESHVMSVLRKIRQRVALLVGIADMAGMWSVTRVTQALSEFADSAIRLAVGHALRVAAARGGIVLADSTDPNRHSGFVVLGMGKLGARELNYSSDIDLIVLFDPEKVSAPDKAALTQIFVRVTRSIVKLLSERTADGYVFRTDLRLRPDPSSTPLAVSMDAALDYYESMGQNWERAAMIKARPVAGDVDTGHEFLDRLRPYIWRKHLDFAAIQDIHSIKRQITAQRGGGEIAVNGHNIKLGRGGIREIEFFTQTQQLIWGGREPELRTPETCRTLQGLVTIGQVTQDTADGMVRAYEYLRRVEHRLQMINDEQTQTLPKPDEDIEALAIFLGHRDGADFRETLVEHLRFVESNYAALFEDSPDLGAGGALVFTGGEDHPETVETLEKMGFNDGSRVSAIIRGWHRGRYRATRAERSRQLLTELVPMLLQALARTSEPDTALIRFDAYLRAQPAGVQLFSLFTANPPLLDLVAEILGNAPQLSDWLVRSPSCLDAVLGTDFVDEIPTTALLRADLERALEQANDIEDVLELTRRWAYEHKFQAGVQILRGVTDGRRAGPTLTAIADVSITLLWDAIEAEFIRLHGRVAGGGTALIAMGKFGGGELAHRSDIDMVMVYDHEPDAGGSDGPKPLVPGLYFTRLAQRLIAGITARTSEGRLYELDMRLRPSGNKGPIASRLDGFAQYQRADAWTWEQMALTRARVVTAPEQLRQSVEGIIRESLTRERDPEALANEVASMRTRMAQEHKGQSIWDIKHRRGGLVDIEFIAQYLMLRHASEYPDTLSPNTADALTRLVSAGLLDPATGADLQDTLALWQRLQGVLRLSVEGAFDGENVTEGQRSLLVTAGGATDFDLLIKNMELAATTVRGHFERLVGHAS